In a genomic window of Ignavibacteria bacterium:
- a CDS encoding RNA polymerase sigma factor: MNDLQQRQQEFMELLRPIQRKLEQFCLNMTRDRDEARDLLQDTIVVLWQHLDTIRDRSAFRSYAYTVAANTFKRKFTRSRYFGILTEEHHENLASTDHSPEQLTDHALLRDALHTLSVRSREALILYEIADLSISEIQKIQGGTASAIKVRLMRARRLLQQRLGASPLLPEHQPVGAE, from the coding sequence ATGAATGATCTACAACAGAGGCAGCAGGAGTTCATGGAGCTCCTACGACCCATCCAACGGAAGTTGGAACAGTTTTGCCTCAACATGACGCGTGATAGGGATGAGGCCCGAGACCTGCTCCAAGACACCATTGTGGTTCTGTGGCAGCATCTCGATACCATTCGCGATAGGTCGGCCTTTCGGTCCTACGCATACACGGTTGCGGCCAATACGTTTAAGCGCAAGTTCACGCGCTCACGGTACTTCGGCATTCTTACCGAGGAGCATCACGAGAATCTTGCATCCACGGACCATTCGCCGGAGCAGTTAACGGACCATGCGCTCTTGCGCGACGCATTGCATACACTTTCCGTTCGATCCAGAGAGGCATTAATCCTCTATGAGATCGCAGACCTCTCGATCAGCGAGATCCAGAAGATCCAGGGCGGTACAGCCTCCGCCATCAAGGTACGACTCATGCGTGCTCGTCGTCTGCTGCAGCAGCGTCTTGGAGCATCACCACTCCTTCCAGAACATCAGCCAGTAGGTGCAGAATGA
- a CDS encoding amidohydrolase codes for MLKVDCHAHILPERWPSLKDRYGYGGFIVLDHYAPGKARMMRDDGTFFRDVDQNCWDPKAILADMDANNVDAMVLCTVPVLFSYWAKPNDALDWTRFLNDHLAGVVREHPRRFIGLGTLPMQDIDLAILEMRRCVNELGFRGFEIGTNINGMNLDDKSLFPFWKEAQELGAGIFVHPWEMMGADRTDRYFQQWLVGMPAETTLSVTSMIFGGVFDAFPDLRVMFSHAGGSFPFTLGRISHGYHARPDLCNVNNVQDPKDYVGRFWVDSITHNADALRFLLALIGPDKIAYGTDYPFPLGDLEHGKFIHDMPDISPMIKDQLFAGTVLDFLGLEAKDYEPWPSSIDPGVVVE; via the coding sequence ATGCTTAAAGTTGACTGTCACGCCCATATCCTCCCCGAACGCTGGCCGTCCCTAAAGGACCGATATGGATATGGCGGGTTTATTGTCCTCGATCACTACGCCCCGGGTAAGGCCCGTATGATGAGAGATGATGGAACCTTCTTCCGCGACGTAGACCAGAATTGTTGGGATCCCAAAGCGATCCTGGCGGACATGGACGCAAACAACGTGGATGCAATGGTACTCTGCACCGTGCCGGTACTGTTCTCGTATTGGGCAAAACCAAACGATGCGTTGGATTGGACGCGATTCCTCAATGACCACCTGGCAGGCGTTGTTCGCGAGCATCCACGCCGGTTCATCGGACTTGGCACCTTGCCGATGCAGGACATCGACCTGGCCATCCTCGAAATGCGTCGGTGTGTGAACGAATTAGGCTTTCGTGGTTTTGAGATCGGCACCAACATCAACGGCATGAACCTGGATGATAAGTCGCTCTTCCCCTTCTGGAAAGAAGCTCAGGAGCTGGGGGCCGGGATCTTTGTTCACCCGTGGGAAATGATGGGAGCCGACCGCACGGACAGGTACTTCCAGCAATGGCTTGTAGGTATGCCTGCCGAAACCACTCTGTCCGTTACCTCCATGATCTTTGGCGGGGTTTTCGATGCATTCCCCGATCTACGCGTGATGTTCTCTCATGCAGGGGGCTCCTTCCCCTTCACACTCGGGCGCATCTCGCATGGGTATCATGCACGTCCGGATCTCTGCAACGTGAACAACGTACAAGACCCCAAGGACTATGTGGGTCGTTTCTGGGTGGACTCCATCACCCACAACGCCGATGCTCTTCGGTTCCTGCTCGCCCTGATCGGACCCGATAAGATCGCCTATGGAACAGACTATCCGTTTCCGCTTGGAGATCTTGAACACGGCAAGTTCATCCACGACATGCCGGATATTTCCCCGATGATCAAGGATCAGCTCTTTGCCGGAACTGTGCTCGATTTTCTTGGGTTAGAGGCTAAGGACTACGAACCGTGGCCAAGTTCCATCGACCCCGGCGTAGTTGTAGAATAA
- a CDS encoding T9SS type A sorting domain-containing protein: protein MKTLHHEPLMSEDEILNLLTQEAAAPPKQEPASPFPTTSRVIIGGALLAAAGIATVYYLTTDAPVVESEPTQPTASEQHVAVQQPRQASVQETGTNSDEQARVQPLLMTMDASRNELTTLGVNADDQKIWFVEDGQRVTISQRGISLRPTQEADLNRTPVAVTLYDEDGAYASWYDHQQGTPEMNDLVAVKIPLHSAVSDLHQNVVAYLWFAPEMATHIDKEIDDYQEDRVDARDIHIEKVFPNPVSGSEATLLVNAKQPTSARVSIMDVSGRELSVVSNNIRLDNGQSTIILPELQSLPSGMVLIVIDLPEYGTRLVQRLLIQR, encoded by the coding sequence ATGAAAACGCTCCATCATGAACCACTCATGTCTGAGGACGAAATCCTCAACCTGCTCACGCAAGAAGCAGCCGCCCCTCCCAAACAAGAGCCTGCTAGCCCCTTTCCTACAACTTCGAGAGTGATCATTGGCGGTGCACTGTTGGCCGCTGCGGGAATAGCAACCGTCTACTACCTGACAACCGACGCTCCTGTGGTTGAGAGTGAGCCGACCCAACCAACGGCCTCCGAGCAGCATGTGGCAGTACAACAACCACGCCAAGCATCGGTGCAAGAGACCGGAACAAACAGTGACGAGCAGGCGCGAGTGCAGCCGCTTCTCATGACCATGGATGCGTCGCGCAACGAACTAACAACGTTGGGTGTGAATGCGGATGACCAGAAGATCTGGTTTGTAGAAGACGGTCAACGCGTTACCATCTCACAACGCGGCATCAGTCTTCGGCCAACGCAAGAAGCGGATCTCAACCGCACTCCTGTTGCCGTAACGCTCTATGACGAGGATGGTGCCTATGCCTCGTGGTATGATCACCAGCAAGGTACACCGGAGATGAACGATCTCGTCGCAGTGAAGATCCCGTTGCACAGCGCTGTGTCAGATCTTCATCAGAACGTAGTTGCCTACCTGTGGTTCGCACCGGAGATGGCCACGCACATTGATAAAGAGATAGATGACTACCAAGAAGACCGTGTTGACGCGAGAGATATACACATCGAAAAGGTGTTCCCGAATCCTGTATCAGGTAGTGAAGCGACCTTGCTCGTCAACGCCAAACAACCTACGTCGGCACGTGTCAGCATCATGGATGTATCCGGACGTGAACTCTCCGTTGTGTCCAACAACATTCGGCTGGACAATGGTCAGAGCACGATCATTCTTCCGGAACTACAGTCGCTTCCATCGGGCATGGTACTCATTGTGATCGATCTTCCTGAGTACGGCACGCGACTGGTTCAACGACTTCTCATTCAACGTTAA
- the ftsA gene encoding cell division protein FtsA, translating to MSTPEIHVGLDIGTTKVCAVVTAFDPVRKVVEVLGAGMAECDGLKRGVVTNINKTADAIKVAIDRAEQQSGYKLARVVIGVSGEHISTFETRGIVTTRTSEISEDDVRRLHDELAQVNVTPDRRILHVIAQDYIIDGQDGISDPLGMSGRRLEANALVITASAAAVENVYKCANRAGLHVDAVVLQSMASALAVLDDAEREVGVAVVDIGGGTTDLAIYKDNVLRSVSVIGLAGQRVTDDIVTVLGIRNNDAEQIKVDHGHAISDSILRDEHFQVPGVGGRRPSELSKTILCQVIEPRMEEIFEFVLQRIHDSGLAHQLAAGIVITGGCSDLRGADMLAQRTFRLPVNKGLPRGFSHEGLAREVTTPVHATAVGLALYSIEHEDEFEEQHSGSVINSAPVAAPTPQHQPAASVEPPSQKKGLLQNVKDWFENL from the coding sequence ATGAGTACACCAGAGATCCATGTTGGGCTCGACATCGGCACAACGAAGGTCTGTGCCGTTGTAACGGCATTCGATCCTGTACGCAAGGTGGTTGAAGTTCTCGGCGCAGGTATGGCCGAATGTGATGGTCTCAAGCGTGGCGTTGTGACCAACATCAACAAGACCGCAGACGCGATCAAGGTTGCCATCGACAGAGCAGAACAGCAAAGCGGATACAAACTTGCACGCGTTGTGATCGGCGTGAGCGGCGAGCACATCTCCACGTTCGAAACGCGGGGGATCGTCACCACTCGTACGTCTGAGATCTCCGAAGACGATGTGCGAAGACTGCACGATGAACTCGCACAGGTGAACGTAACGCCGGATAGACGGATCCTGCACGTGATCGCACAAGACTACATCATCGACGGTCAAGACGGCATCTCTGATCCACTCGGTATGAGCGGTCGCAGGCTCGAGGCGAATGCCTTGGTCATCACCGCATCAGCAGCGGCCGTTGAGAATGTGTACAAGTGTGCCAATCGTGCCGGACTGCATGTGGACGCCGTTGTCCTGCAATCCATGGCCAGTGCACTTGCCGTGCTCGATGATGCAGAACGTGAAGTAGGTGTTGCCGTTGTGGATATCGGTGGCGGCACTACGGACCTTGCCATCTACAAGGACAACGTCCTTCGATCGGTGAGTGTGATCGGTCTTGCTGGTCAGCGAGTGACGGACGACATCGTTACCGTACTCGGCATTCGCAACAACGATGCAGAACAGATCAAGGTCGATCATGGTCACGCCATTTCCGACAGCATTCTTCGCGACGAACATTTCCAAGTACCGGGTGTTGGTGGACGTCGTCCATCAGAACTCTCAAAGACCATCCTGTGTCAGGTTATCGAACCACGCATGGAAGAGATCTTTGAGTTCGTTCTTCAGCGCATCCACGATTCCGGTCTAGCTCATCAACTTGCTGCAGGCATTGTTATCACCGGCGGATGTTCCGACCTCCGTGGTGCAGACATGCTTGCGCAACGCACATTCAGACTTCCCGTGAACAAAGGACTTCCTCGTGGCTTCAGCCATGAAGGTCTTGCACGTGAGGTTACCACGCCTGTCCATGCAACGGCTGTTGGCCTTGCCTTGTACAGCATCGAACATGAAGACGAATTCGAGGAGCAGCACAGTGGCTCTGTTATCAACAGTGCACCTGTAGCAGCTCCAACACCTCAACACCAACCTGCCGCGTCCGTTGAGCCCCCTTCACAAAAGAAGGGGCTTCTTCAGAACGTGAAAGATTGGTTCGAAAACTTGTAA
- a CDS encoding SDR family oxidoreductase encodes MEISLNGKRALVCGASQGIGRAAAQELARNGASVTLLARNPETLQDALASLSVHGGQSHHAIAVDMTDEVALLTHVHNHVDEHGAIHILVNNTAGPAGGPLVESDVESLRQAFGNHVLVAHQLTKVLVPGMTASGYGRVINIISTSVKMPIEGLGVSNTIRGAMASWSKTMANELASKGITVNNVLPGATETDRLTSIITRNATNHGRSEDAVRASMIAEIPVGRFAQPEEIANAVGFLASPAASYITGTSILVDGGRTKALS; translated from the coding sequence ATGGAAATCTCACTCAACGGTAAACGCGCCCTGGTCTGCGGAGCGTCGCAAGGTATCGGTCGGGCAGCCGCTCAAGAACTGGCTCGAAATGGTGCATCGGTTACACTCCTGGCTCGGAATCCGGAGACGCTGCAGGACGCGTTGGCCTCGCTCAGCGTCCACGGCGGTCAGTCACATCATGCCATCGCCGTGGATATGACGGACGAAGTAGCGTTGTTAACGCATGTGCATAACCATGTGGATGAACATGGAGCAATCCACATCCTTGTGAATAACACGGCCGGACCTGCAGGTGGTCCACTTGTGGAAAGTGATGTGGAAAGCCTGCGACAAGCCTTTGGAAATCATGTACTTGTAGCACATCAACTCACCAAGGTTCTTGTTCCCGGAATGACGGCATCCGGCTATGGTCGCGTCATTAACATCATATCCACATCTGTGAAGATGCCCATCGAAGGCCTTGGGGTGAGCAACACCATTCGAGGTGCAATGGCGAGTTGGTCGAAGACCATGGCCAACGAGTTAGCGTCGAAGGGTATCACGGTGAACAACGTCCTCCCGGGTGCAACGGAGACCGACCGTCTCACGAGCATCATCACACGTAATGCCACCAACCACGGTCGTTCCGAGGACGCCGTCCGAGCGTCCATGATCGCCGAGATCCCGGTTGGTCGGTTCGCACAGCCAGAGGAGATAGCTAATGCCGTAGGCTTCCTGGCCTCTCCTGCGGCCTCGTACATTACGGGCACGAGCATCCTTGTTGATGGGGGACGGACCAAGGCCCTGAGCTGA
- a CDS encoding PD40 domain-containing protein, which translates to MMFFSSIILGSMILGLANSAVQAPVPVESCNTSSSEYAPNFDPRSGYMVFTSERSGTAAVYRIMMQPGTKAEPFPGTFNTEDQHRGFISFTSSGEAVGVAYGQYEEQSFPGIVTAPRDNGALNLGHPLTALNGPFFVSHPAISPDGTRLVFVSDRVGGEGGLDLWISDRRDDLSWSTPIGLGRAVNSIEDEISPTFLSADTLLFASNGIGGKGGFDIFFSIFRDGAWQESIPLDWLNTEFDESDCIILPDGSQVFASNRPGGAGGLDLWVAKRIANSE; encoded by the coding sequence ATGATGTTCTTCTCCTCCATCATCCTCGGCTCCATGATCCTTGGGCTGGCGAACTCGGCAGTGCAAGCGCCAGTGCCTGTGGAGAGTTGCAATACATCCTCCTCCGAATATGCACCGAACTTCGACCCTCGATCCGGTTACATGGTTTTTACCTCTGAACGGTCCGGGACTGCAGCTGTGTATCGGATCATGATGCAACCCGGAACCAAGGCAGAGCCTTTCCCGGGAACGTTCAACACTGAGGATCAGCATCGCGGTTTTATCTCGTTCACCTCGTCCGGCGAGGCAGTAGGTGTTGCCTACGGTCAGTATGAGGAGCAGTCATTCCCCGGGATCGTCACAGCACCCAGAGACAACGGTGCCCTCAATCTTGGTCACCCTCTCACAGCCTTGAACGGTCCATTCTTTGTCTCACATCCTGCGATCTCTCCCGATGGCACCCGCTTGGTATTTGTAAGTGACCGAGTAGGGGGCGAGGGCGGACTCGACCTTTGGATCAGTGATCGTCGGGACGACCTGTCATGGAGCACACCGATCGGTCTTGGTCGGGCGGTGAACTCCATCGAAGACGAGATCAGTCCAACCTTTCTCTCCGCAGACACCCTGCTCTTTGCCTCCAACGGTATAGGGGGCAAGGGAGGATTCGACATCTTCTTCAGCATCTTCCGGGACGGGGCTTGGCAGGAATCCATCCCCCTTGATTGGCTCAACACCGAGTTCGACGAAAGCGATTGCATCATCCTCCCCGATGGCTCACAGGTGTTTGCCTCCAACAGACCCGGCGGCGCCGGCGGGTTAGACCTGTGGGTGGCGAAGAGAATAGCGAATAGCGAATAG
- a CDS encoding 3-hydroxyanthranilate 3,4-dioxygenase, whose protein sequence is MAIRSAFSLQTWIEEHRHLLKPPVGNAKVYEDTEFIVMIVGGPNARKDYHYNEGEEFFYQIEGDVTVKIIDDGVPRDIHIKQGDIFLLPPRTPHSPQRPANTVGLVIERKRETKELDAFMWFCESCGTKLYEEFLPLTDIVSQLPPIFERFWGDLDHRTCKKCGTVIQPPVKA, encoded by the coding sequence ATGGCAATCCGCTCAGCTTTTAGCCTTCAGACATGGATCGAGGAACACCGACACCTGCTCAAGCCCCCTGTGGGCAATGCGAAGGTGTACGAAGACACAGAGTTCATTGTGATGATCGTAGGCGGGCCAAACGCTCGTAAAGACTACCATTACAATGAAGGTGAGGAGTTCTTCTACCAGATAGAAGGCGATGTGACAGTGAAGATCATTGATGATGGCGTGCCGCGCGATATTCATATCAAGCAGGGCGACATCTTTCTGCTCCCGCCACGCACACCACATTCACCGCAACGTCCGGCCAACACCGTAGGATTGGTGATCGAGCGCAAACGCGAAACCAAGGAGCTCGATGCCTTTATGTGGTTCTGTGAATCATGCGGGACCAAACTCTATGAAGAGTTCCTGCCGCTTACGGACATCGTCTCCCAACTTCCGCCCATCTTTGAACGCTTCTGGGGTGATCTCGACCACCGCACATGTAAGAAGTGTGGCACCGTTATTCAGCCCCCTGTCAAGGCCTAA
- a CDS encoding carboxypeptidase regulatory-like domain-containing protein: MKKLLALLIALAPVLLVASYVHTTIVRSNKEPRKKDTTAVLRQPERTRFGVFVTNEMGQQTPLRISSMNATTDIRGTLATTTLEIVVYNPNDRTLEGQFSFPVSDGQTVSRFALDLNGKLRDAVVVDKSKARATFEAIQRRGVDPALLEWTRDNAFRTRIYPIMPRSTRRILIAYEQDLTQGEDGLQYTLPIAVDDTVGAFKWDVSVAAFGMKPQLSGNSADSISFSNRGRTFVSTVSRTNFLIAQPFVIDVPVVPAAHVVTVNEHGTETFASIVVASPNTTATSTERPLARKVTIAWDASLSGARRNHEKELQFFDAYFAKNANVDVQLHVFAHETIRDQRYVVKGGNWSELRNTLLNMTYDGATQLGAVPLSTFRSDLVFLVTDGVSTFGEHQPTIGTTPVVGLVTSAFADIDRLRALCEGTGGEVYDMRVTSIKDALSSVFTTRLMLESVKVVGGAMTSIYPQGMVDARLCNTIVGTLQSPTAELELVVFPQRSLRREEDHCCNTLEHKADGLTAARQWAQQELKTMAGDRRARAHDITQLGMRFGIVTPGTSLLVLETLNDYVQYDIEPPATEPELLAQWTEQKKNNPVVKVQSAEARHALLETLVNGWKSWYLKPLPEQRSPDTAVRVVPVDPQVQITAPRAGLGAITGLVRDTSGRVVPGATIRVLGTTRGGITKTNGEFLVKNINPGAYSVRATAVGYDTASQSVVLSADQTNVVNFAVTPADVRMKMIEVAADPVVVRSTDIGTTRVLKGSDMTRVARDNTASALSLNAGIRASGNNFVVRGSRATEDQVLVDGLAVTDQFTGGLGSSGEGSVAPTTLARNAPLLERSEKATLVSRDVWTSALQTCSKDSVYSWYLGHRAEYGRNVGYYLDVSDVLREKGLTTASLRVLSNLAELEGENHQMLRILARRLLQLGKADYAVEVFKDVRDIRDEEPQSYRDLALALDASGKHQQAVEMLYAMATRTWDGRFPEVELIALNEMNHIIGLHPKDVDVSKIPPSMLYSVASDIRVVMDWDSDNCDIDLWVTDPQSVKCYYGHRFPRSGGRLSRDLAGGYGPEEFMIKDAPKGTFKIEANYFGDRQQRLSGPTTVQVTVYRNYGRPNEQRTNSTVRLTGVARVVDLAQVKVD; encoded by the coding sequence ATGAAGAAGCTACTCGCACTACTGATCGCCCTTGCTCCCGTTCTCCTCGTTGCGTCATACGTTCACACCACCATCGTCCGCTCGAACAAAGAACCACGGAAGAAGGACACTACGGCAGTTCTCCGTCAGCCGGAACGCACGCGGTTCGGTGTGTTCGTGACGAATGAGATGGGACAACAAACGCCCCTTCGCATCTCCTCGATGAATGCTACCACGGATATCCGAGGTACCCTAGCAACGACGACCCTGGAGATCGTTGTGTACAATCCCAATGATCGGACGTTAGAAGGTCAGTTCTCCTTTCCTGTATCTGACGGACAAACCGTTTCCCGCTTTGCTCTGGATCTTAACGGCAAACTCCGTGATGCAGTGGTGGTCGATAAATCAAAGGCGCGTGCCACCTTTGAGGCAATTCAAAGAAGGGGAGTAGATCCGGCCTTGCTTGAATGGACCCGCGACAATGCCTTCCGCACTCGCATCTATCCCATCATGCCCCGCTCTACACGTCGGATCCTGATAGCCTACGAGCAAGATCTCACGCAAGGAGAAGACGGACTTCAGTATACCCTGCCGATCGCTGTGGATGATACCGTAGGGGCATTTAAATGGGACGTGTCCGTTGCAGCATTCGGGATGAAACCCCAGCTATCCGGCAATAGTGCAGACAGCATCTCATTCTCAAATAGGGGGCGAACATTCGTCTCCACTGTGTCACGAACGAATTTTCTGATCGCCCAACCATTTGTGATCGATGTGCCTGTTGTACCTGCCGCACATGTTGTTACGGTGAATGAGCACGGCACTGAAACCTTTGCCTCTATTGTGGTTGCATCTCCGAACACCACAGCAACATCTACAGAACGCCCCCTAGCTCGAAAGGTCACGATCGCATGGGACGCCTCGCTCTCCGGTGCTCGGCGGAATCATGAAAAGGAGCTGCAGTTCTTTGACGCCTACTTCGCCAAAAACGCCAACGTTGATGTCCAGCTTCATGTGTTTGCTCATGAGACCATTCGTGATCAACGGTATGTTGTGAAAGGCGGCAATTGGAGCGAGCTGCGCAACACGCTCTTGAATATGACCTATGATGGTGCTACACAGCTAGGGGCAGTGCCGCTTTCTACCTTCCGGTCTGACCTGGTGTTCTTGGTCACCGACGGAGTAAGTACGTTCGGTGAACATCAACCAACGATCGGTACAACACCAGTGGTCGGACTTGTTACCAGCGCATTTGCCGACATCGACCGTCTCCGCGCTTTGTGTGAAGGCACGGGTGGCGAGGTCTACGACATGAGGGTGACATCGATCAAGGACGCATTGAGCTCCGTCTTCACCACACGTCTTATGTTGGAGTCGGTAAAGGTTGTAGGGGGCGCCATGACGTCCATCTATCCACAGGGCATGGTTGATGCCCGTCTGTGCAACACCATCGTTGGTACACTTCAGTCACCAACGGCAGAGCTCGAGCTCGTCGTATTCCCTCAACGGAGCCTTCGTCGAGAAGAAGACCATTGCTGTAATACCCTCGAGCACAAAGCAGATGGTCTCACTGCTGCCCGTCAATGGGCGCAACAGGAACTCAAGACCATGGCCGGCGACCGCAGGGCTCGTGCTCATGATATCACACAACTCGGTATGCGTTTTGGTATCGTCACACCAGGAACCTCACTCCTCGTGCTCGAGACCCTCAACGACTATGTGCAGTATGATATCGAGCCCCCTGCAACAGAACCGGAGCTGCTTGCGCAATGGACCGAGCAGAAGAAGAACAACCCAGTCGTTAAGGTCCAATCTGCAGAGGCCCGTCATGCCCTTCTTGAAACACTCGTGAACGGTTGGAAATCTTGGTACCTAAAGCCACTTCCGGAGCAACGCAGTCCAGATACAGCGGTTCGTGTTGTTCCAGTAGATCCTCAAGTCCAGATAACAGCCCCTAGAGCCGGTTTGGGCGCGATCACTGGTCTTGTCAGAGACACTAGTGGACGGGTTGTCCCTGGAGCAACCATCCGGGTGCTGGGTACCACGAGGGGAGGAATAACGAAGACAAATGGCGAGTTCCTCGTGAAGAATATCAATCCCGGCGCGTACTCTGTCCGTGCTACAGCAGTAGGGTATGACACGGCAAGCCAAAGTGTAGTTCTCTCTGCTGACCAAACGAATGTTGTAAACTTCGCGGTCACACCTGCAGACGTCCGAATGAAAATGATCGAAGTTGCTGCTGATCCTGTAGTTGTGAGAAGTACGGACATCGGGACGACTCGAGTGCTGAAAGGTTCAGATATGACTCGGGTAGCTCGCGACAACACTGCATCTGCCTTGTCACTTAATGCTGGTATCCGTGCATCAGGCAACAACTTCGTAGTCCGTGGTTCACGCGCAACAGAGGACCAGGTCTTGGTAGATGGACTTGCGGTTACTGACCAATTCACAGGTGGGCTTGGGAGCTCGGGCGAGGGATCTGTCGCTCCAACTACACTAGCACGCAATGCTCCTTTACTCGAGAGGAGCGAGAAAGCCACCCTAGTGTCACGCGATGTATGGACTAGTGCTCTTCAAACGTGCTCCAAGGACTCCGTGTATTCCTGGTACCTTGGGCACCGCGCAGAGTATGGTCGAAATGTTGGGTATTACCTCGACGTATCAGACGTTCTTCGTGAAAAGGGGCTAACCACAGCGTCGTTGCGTGTTCTTTCTAACCTTGCCGAGCTCGAAGGGGAGAACCATCAGATGTTGCGGATCCTTGCACGACGGTTGCTTCAACTTGGCAAGGCCGACTATGCAGTTGAGGTCTTCAAGGATGTGCGCGATATACGTGATGAGGAACCACAGTCCTATCGCGACCTTGCTCTGGCCTTGGATGCTTCCGGAAAGCACCAACAAGCAGTGGAGATGCTTTATGCAATGGCCACGCGCACGTGGGACGGAAGATTCCCTGAAGTGGAACTGATCGCCCTCAATGAGATGAACCACATCATTGGACTCCATCCAAAAGACGTGGACGTTTCCAAGATCCCGCCTTCAATGCTCTACTCCGTTGCGTCGGATATTCGCGTCGTGATGGACTGGGATTCCGACAATTGTGACATTGATCTCTGGGTAACAGATCCCCAATCCGTAAAGTGCTACTATGGACACCGGTTCCCACGGTCTGGCGGAAGACTCTCACGCGATCTCGCTGGCGGATATGGTCCAGAGGAGTTCATGATCAAGGACGCCCCCAAGGGTACCTTTAAGATCGAAGCGAACTATTTCGGAGATCGTCAGCAACGCCTATCCGGTCCAACCACCGTGCAGGTTACCGTGTATCGAAACTATGGCAGACCAAATGAGCAGCGCACAAACTCAACTGTTAGACTTACAGGCGTGGCTCGAGTAGTGGACCTTGCACAAGTGAAGGTAGATTGA
- a CDS encoding FtsQ-type POTRA domain-containing protein: MAKKGRDESKQNGGRRSSGLVITLLGVVFLGFMATQWHDRQLVSNINVVGATGLSRIAVQRAVDTLKSKHLKSLTLADVRTCVESIPYVRSASVYFTGVREMTVEVDERLPVAHVVRPDGSLRYVDAFGVVLPNAVERTAHNVPVLQSTDGSEISSADVQHIVSVLIAGSRTLHPMLYQEISEVRYDRHRHTVEIVTDETTWRLGVMDASRATQAFADMNVFWHETSQRLNMASVSEVDLRWRNQVVLRYHVTPPVVERAA, from the coding sequence GTGGCGAAGAAGGGACGTGATGAATCGAAGCAAAACGGTGGCCGCAGGTCATCGGGGCTCGTCATCACCCTACTGGGCGTTGTCTTCCTCGGTTTCATGGCTACGCAGTGGCACGACAGGCAGCTTGTTTCGAACATCAACGTGGTTGGTGCTACGGGGCTAAGCAGGATTGCAGTGCAGCGAGCCGTCGATACTCTCAAGTCAAAACATCTGAAGTCACTGACATTGGCCGACGTACGAACATGTGTTGAGAGCATACCCTATGTGCGAAGCGCATCGGTGTATTTCACGGGTGTTCGTGAGATGACGGTGGAAGTGGACGAGCGTCTGCCGGTTGCACATGTGGTGCGCCCCGACGGATCGTTACGCTACGTGGACGCATTTGGAGTTGTCCTTCCGAACGCCGTTGAGCGCACAGCGCACAACGTGCCGGTGTTGCAATCAACCGATGGTTCGGAGATCTCATCTGCCGATGTGCAGCACATTGTTTCCGTCCTCATTGCCGGCTCACGTACGCTCCATCCGATGTTGTACCAAGAGATCTCTGAAGTGCGCTATGATCGACACCGTCATACGGTGGAGATCGTTACCGACGAGACAACGTGGCGACTCGGAGTGATGGATGCTTCGCGAGCGACGCAGGCATTTGCCGACATGAACGTGTTCTGGCACGAAACTTCACAGCGACTCAACATGGCCTCGGTTTCCGAGGTCGATCTGCGTTGGAGAAATCAGGTCGTTCTGCGATATCACGTTACCCCACCCGTTGTGGAGCGTGCAGCATGA